One Gordonia sp. SID5947 genomic region harbors:
- a CDS encoding TIGR03668 family PPOX class F420-dependent oxidoreductase, with product MTSARERFGAARVARLATVGDDAVPHLVPVVFALAPDADVIYSCVDHKPKRTRRLRRLANIAANPAVTLLADRYSDDWSALWWVRVDGLADVIDAETTQGAGAIDLLADKYPQYRAERPDGPVIVMRDLVWHEWSARP from the coding sequence ATGACATCCGCCCGGGAACGGTTCGGTGCGGCCCGGGTCGCCCGGCTGGCCACCGTGGGTGACGATGCCGTGCCGCATCTCGTGCCAGTCGTCTTCGCGCTCGCTCCCGACGCGGACGTGATCTACTCCTGCGTCGATCACAAGCCCAAACGCACCCGTCGTCTGCGTCGTCTCGCGAACATCGCGGCCAACCCCGCCGTGACACTGCTCGCCGACCGCTATTCCGACGACTGGTCTGCTCTGTGGTGGGTCCGCGTCGACGGGCTCGCCGACGTGATCGACGCCGAGACCACGCAGGGTGCCGGCGCGATCGACCTGCTGGCCGACAAGTACCCCCAGTACCGCGCGGAGCGGCCCGACGGACCCGTCATCGTCATGCGCGATCTCGTCTGGCATGAGTGGTCCGCGCGGCCCTGA